Proteins from a single region of Corylus avellana chromosome ca11, CavTom2PMs-1.0:
- the LOC132165122 gene encoding uncharacterized protein LOC132165122: protein MQSFGPKPFKFFNFWLEHQDFLKWVLEGWNIQVDGVSMYKLYAKLKSVKAVLKVQNLSCFGNLKQKVMEARENLDMAQKDVIANFGRADCLLKERECLHAYVSLTKAEESLLKQKARNKWLQLGDQNNSFFHRSFKVQNAKNTVTHLWDEQGNRVEDVEQIKQVAIQFYKKLLGSDQLQFTDEKAARIRQLIPTAIPSDKATILEKEVTAEEIKETLFHMPANKAPGPDGFSTEFFKASWSIVGEGVVAAIKGFFACGRLLKEVNATILTLVPKKVNPSTMGDFKPIACCNVIYKCITKIISNRMLPLLSDLVSLNQSAFIPSRSISENVLLAQEIVKNYHKGKGDPRCTLKIDLMKAYDSVNWNFMLHCRKGLRQGDPLSPYLFVLAMEVFSRIMAEHTGVGSANLNAITIVKAALLEFEELSGLKANPSKKSFFCSGISDRVKHVLLGELGMNEGHLPVRIAGRIDSWLSKHLSYAGRLQLLSSVLYSLQVYWTSIFILPKKVIKAIEQKFNRFLWNGKSEGAAKAKVSWQELCYPKKEGGLGLKQLEIWNQSAMLRHVWSLFARSGSIWVAWVRENLLKGRSFWSVGFPQTCSWSWRKILKLRSIAKRILKFEVGNGENIHLWLDSWHPSGILYEVYGHRAVYDARSNVEAKLSSVILNGEWHWRPARSDALVEIQARLPEIRFAPYDKPVWTASRKGTFVSSETWELLREKKEEIVWWKLVWFSYAIPKHAFILWLAIQDRLVTGESFSYRIWKFCMARCGVDNVPVIWDEFLQKGIQEWMNKTLKGFLCRLVLGSVIYNLWCTRNELMHSGQPNTEEQLLKKIIWEVRSRIAGKGKFPRTRENLDLASLWNLHADLLL from the exons ATGCAGAGTTTTGGTCCAAAgccttttaagtttttcaatttttggctGGAGCATCAAGATTTTTTGAAATGGGTTTTGGAGGGTTGGAATATTCAGGTGGATGGGGTCTCTATGTATAAACTGTATGCTAAGCTCAAATCTGTGAAAGCTGTTCTCAAAGTTCAGAACTTGTCTTGCTTTGGGAATCTAAAACAGAAAGTTATGGAGGCTCGTGAGAACTTAGATATGGCTCAAAAGGATGTCATTGCTAATTTTGGGAGAGCTGATTGCTTGcttaaagagagagaatgtcTCCATGCTTATGTTTCTCTTACAAAAGCTGAGGAGTCTTTGTTAAAGCAAAAAGCTAGAAATAAGTGGCTGCAGCTAGGAGATCAGAATAACAGTTTCTTTCATCGGTCTTTTAAGGTTCAGAATGCTAAGAACACTGTCACTCATTTGTGGGATGAGCAGGGTAATAGAGTGGAGGATGTGGAGCAGATCAAGCAGGTGGCTATCCAGTTTTATAAGAAGTTGTTAGGGTCAGATCAGTTGCAATTCACTGATGAGAAAGCAGCTAGGATTAGACAGCTTATCCCTACTGCCATTCCTAGTGATAAGGCTACTATTTTGGAGAAGGAGGTTACTGCAGAAGAAATAAAGGAAACTTTATTCCACATGCCAGCCAACAAGGCCCCTGGTCCTGATGGGTTCTCTACAGAATTCTTTAAGGCCTCTTGGTCTATTGTTGGAGAAGGGGTGGTGGCAGCTATTAAAGGGTTTTTTGCTTGTGGCAGGTTGCTTAAGGAGGTAAATGCTACCATTTTAACTTTGGTACCTAAGAAGGTGAATCCATCTACTATGGGGGATTTCAAACCTATAGCTTGTTGTAATGTGATTTATAAGTGCATCACTAAAATCATTTCTAATAGGATGCTCCCTTTGTTGAGTGATTTGGTTAGCCTGAATCAATCAGCTTTCATTCCTTCAAGAAGCATTTCAGAAAATGTCTTATTGGCTCAGGAGATTGTGAAAAATTATCACAAGGGTAAAGGGGATCCTCGGTGTACTTTGAAAATTGATCTTATGAAGGCATATGACTCTGTCAATTGGAACTTCATGTTACATT GCAGGAAGGGGCTTAGGCAGGGGGATCCTTTGTCTCCTTACTTGTTTGTTTTAGCCATGGAGGTGTTTTCAAGGATTATGGCTGAGCATACTGGGGTTGGATCAG CAAATTTGAATGCTATTACTATTGTTAAAGCTGCTTTACTTGAATTTGAAGAACTCTCTGGTTTGAAAGCAAATCCCTCTAAGAAATCTTTCTTTTGCTCTGGGATTTCAGATAGAGTGAAGCATGTGTTGTTAGGAGAGTTGGGAATGAATGAGGGCCATCTTCCTGTTAG GATTGCCGGGCGCATTGACTCATGGCTTTCTAAGCACTTATCTTATGCAGGGAGGCTCCAATTATTATCTTCTGTGCTTTACAGTTTGCAAGTTTATTGGACTAGTATCTTTATTTTGCCTAAGAAGGTCATTAAGgctattgaacaaaaatttaataggtTTTTGTGGAATGGGAAGAGTGAAGGGGCTGCAAAGGCTAAGGTTTCTTGGCAAGAGCTGTGTTACCCTAAGAAGGAAGGAGGTTTGGGCTTGAAACAGTTGGAGATTTGGAACCAATCTGCTATGCTAAGACATGTATGGAGTCTTTTTGCTAGATCAGGTTCTATTTGGGTGGCCTGGGTGagagaaaatttgttgaaaggGAGGAGTTTCTGGAGTGTTGGCTTTCCTCAAACCTgttcttggagttggagaaagattttgaagttgagGAGTATAGCTAAAaggattttgaagtttgaagttggAAATGGGGAGAATATTCACCTTTGGTTGGATTCATGGCATCCTTCAGGTATTCTGTATGAGGTTTATGGGCATAGGGCTGTTTATGATGCCAGAAGCAATGTGGAGGCCAAACTCTCTTCTGTAATTCTTAATGGAGAATGGCATTGGAGACCAGCCAGATCTGATGCTCTGGTTGAAATCCAAGCTAGGCTTCCTGAGATTAGGTTTGCTCCTTATGATAAGCCTGTGTGGACTGCATCTAGGAAGGGAACATTTGTTAGTTCAGAAACTTGGGAATTgctgagagagaagaaagaggaaattgTCTGGTGGAAATTGGTTTGGTTCTCATATGCCATTCCCAagcatgctttcattttgtggCTTGCTATACAAGATAGACTTGTAACAGGTGAAAG TTTTAGCTATAGAATCTGGAAATTTTGTATGGCTCGATGTGGAGTGGACAATGTTCCAGTTATTTGGGATGAGTTTCTGCAGAAAGGAATTCAAGAGTGGATGAATAAGACTCTTAAAGGTTTTCTTTGCAGATTGGTTCTAGGCTCTGTCATCTACAATTTATGGTGCACTAGGAATGAGCTAATGCATTCTGGTCAACCTAACACTGAGGAGCAGCTTTTGAAGAAGATAATTTGGGAGGTGAGGTCAAGAATTGCTGGGAAGGGAAAGTTCCCAAGAACTAGAGAGAACCTGGATTTAGCTTCTTTGTGGAATCTGCATGCTGACTTGCTGTTATAG
- the LOC132165688 gene encoding triphosphate tunnel metalloenzyme 3-like encodes MEVEVKLRLPDAEAHRRVTDVLAPFHVSTHRQENCFFDGSAGEISASRATLRLRFYDNNQRCVVTLKAKAVLVDGVSRVEEDEEELEPPIGRDCVAEPGRLKDVESRVLGRAREEFRPLGFVGLGGFENVRRVYEWKGLKLELDETDFGFGTLYEIECESANPEDAKQLLEEFLKGNGIPYSYSEKSKFAIFRSGKLP; translated from the exons ATGGAGGTGGAGGTTAAACTGCGGCTTCCTGACGCGGAGGCCCACCGTCGCGTCACCGATGTTCTGGCCCCATTCCACGTCAGCACCCACCGCCAGGAGAATTGCTTCTTCGACGGCTCGGCCGGCGAGATCTCGGCGAGCCGAGCCACCCTCCGCCTCAGATTCTACGACAACAACCAGCGCTGCGTCGTGACTCTCAAGGCCAAGGCGGTGCTCGTTGACGGTGTGAGCCGCGTGGAGGAGGACGAGGAGGAACTGGAGCCGCCGATCGGACGCGACTGCGTGGCGGAGCCGGGGAGGCTGAAGGACGTGGAATCGAGGGTTTTGGGGAGGGCGAGGGAGGAGTTTAGGCCACTAGGGTTTGTGGGGCTGGGAGGGTTTGAAAATGTGAGGCGAGTGTACGAGTGGAAGGGGCTGAAACTGGAGTTGGACGAGACTGATTTTGGGTTTGGGACTTTGTATGAGATTGAATGTGAGAGCGCTAATCCCGAGGACGCCAAGCAACTGCTAGAGGAGTTTCTTAAGGGCAACGGCATCCCCTATTCCTACTCGGAGAAATCCAAATTCGCCATTTTCCGCTCCGGAAAGCTGCCGTA G
- the LOC132165644 gene encoding uncharacterized protein LOC132165644 yields the protein MEMVGRSSVERTMWVCSVVETMVVETVLAAAKSLACLLMATGSLGASPKLTPMDGRFPLEELHKRQRPDLENKDASDTEDDEDDEDDDDANDPEDDAGDEDFSGEGEEEGDPEDDPVANGAGGSDDEDEDEDDDDDGDDEDDDEDGEEEEEEEEEEEVPQPPTKKRK from the exons ATGGAGATGGTGGGCCGGAGCTCTGTGGAGAGAACCATGTGGGTGTGCTCTGTTGTGGAAACTATGGTGGTGGAGACTGTTCTTGCTGCTGCAAAGTCTCTTGCTTGCCTTCTCATGGCG ACAGGATCACTCGGTGCATCACCAAAATTGACTCCAATGGATGGAAG GTTTCCTTTAGAAGAACTTCACAAAAGGCAACGTCCTGATCTGGAGAACAAAGATGCCAGTGATACAGAGGATGACGaggatgatgaagatgatgatgatgctaaTGATCCGGAGGATGATGCCGGTGATGAGGACTTCTCAGGTGAaggagaggaagaaggagatcCTGAGGATGATCCTGTGGCAAATGGTGCTGGAGGtagtgatgatgaggatgaagatgaggatgatgatgatgatggtgatgatgaagacGACGATGAGGATggggaggaagaggaagaagaagaggaggaagaagaggttCCCCAGCCACCTACAAAGAAGAGGAAGTGA